From the genome of Candidatus Hydrogenedentota bacterium:
GCGCCGGTGTCACGGGCGACCTGCTTGCGCATTGCATCGACACCGCGCTCTGGCTGAACGGGTCGATTGACAGCGTCACCGCGATGACGGAGATTTTCGTGAAGGAGCGCCAGCACAACCTGACGGGCAAAATCGAACCGGTAACCATCGACGACGCCTGCGCGTTCCTGGCCCGGTTCAACAACGGTTCGCTGGCCACCTTCGAATCGACCCGCTACGCGCGTGGCCACAAGGCGCTCTACACCTTCGAGATCAACGGCGAGCACGCCAGTATCCAGTGGGACCTGCACGACCTGCACCGGCTCAACTATTTCGATCACCGCGACGACTCGGTCGTGCGCGGCTGGCGCTCGGTCCACGTTTCCGACTCGGACATGCCCTACATGGACAAGTGGTGGGTGCCGGGACTGCAGATCGGCTACGAACACTCGTTCATCCATGGCGTCGCGGACTTCATCAAAGGAATCGAGGCAGGCGCGCCGGCGCGACCGACCTTCCGCGACGCGCTTGAAACGCAGTACGTTTGCGACGCGGTGTTGAAATCGGCGAAAACCGGGGCGTGGCAGCATGTCGGCGCAAGTTGAGTAGCGCCTTGCGCACCGGAACACCCTGAAGGGTGCATTACGAACCATCGAAAGGAATTGCGGATGTCCACGAAAGCGTTGGCCGAAAAGGCGTTGGAACAAGGCAAGGGCATTGTGCGGCTTGCGCCCACATGGGTGCCGCGCTCGTTTTGCGTGCCGGGGCGGCGCATCAAATTGCACCCGGACGACTACTACGCCATGGGCGGCGCGCGCGGCGGCATCGACGAGCGCTGGTTCTCGTCGACCACGCCCGCGGACAACGGGCCGCTCACCAGCCCGAACGAGGGGCTGAGCTTCATTGTGTTTGAAGACGGCGGCATGACAGCGAAGGCGCTCCTGCGTGACGCGGTCGCGGAACTCAAGGGCCAGTTGATTGGCGACCGCATCTGGAACGAGCACGGACGCTGGCCCATGTACTCGAAGTTTTTCGACAACAAGGGCGCCCTGCCGCATCACATCCACCACGACGACGCGCACGCCGCGAAGGTCAAGCAACTGGGCAAGCCCGAGGCCTATTACTTCCCGCCGCAGGTGAACAACCACGGCGGCGATTTCCCCTACACGTTCTTCGGCCTGCAGCCGGGCGTCACGAAGGAGCAGGTGCGCCAGGCGCTCATGGACTACGTCAAGGGCGACAACAAGCTCACGAACCTGTCCGCCGCGTACCGGCTCGAACCGGGCACGGGCTGGGACGTGCCCCCGGGCGTGCTGCACGCGCCGGGCAGCCTCTGCACCTACGAGCCGCAGAAAGCCTCCGACGTGTTCGCCATGTACCAGTCGCTCACCGGTGACTCGATCGTGCCCGAGGAACTGCTCTGGAAAGACACGCCCGCAGACAAGAAGGGCGATTTCGACTATCTCGTCGACGTGATCGACTGGGAACTGAACGTCGACCCCAATTTTGCCAAGAAACACTTCATGCGGCCGAAACCGGCGCAGCCGCTCGACCGGATGCACGCCGAGGGCTACGTCGATCTGTGGATTTGCTACAAGTCGACCGCATTCAGCGCGAAGGAACTCACCATCCTGCCGGGCAAGACCGTGACCATCAAGGATAGCGCCGCCTACGGGCTCATCTGCATGCAGGGCCACGGCAAGCTCGGCGTGTGGAGCATCGAGTCGCCCGCGCTCATCCGNNNNNNNNNNNNNNNNNNNNNNNNNNNNNNNNNNNNNNNNNNNNNNNNNNNNNNNNNNNNNNNNNNNNNNNNNNNNNNNNNNNNNNNNNNNNNNNNNNNNTTCGGGTTGACCTCGAAGCGGGGGTAATTGCTGCTCGAGATGTGCAGGCCGATGCGGTGGCCGGTGTTGAAAATCCAACTGGTGCTCCAGAGGTCGATGGAAACCTGGACGACCTGGTCCGGCCCGGTGAGCAGCGGCGCGGCGGTCTCGAGGCTGTCGCGGTGTTTCACGCGGACGACGCCGTCGAGGATATTGATCTCGCGTTCGTCGCCCTCGGGGCAGATATCGAGCAGTTTCGCCGTGAAATCGGTGTCGGGCGCATCGGTCGAGACGTAGAGCGTGACCGAGACGCGGCCCGTGGCCTCGAGCGGCGCTTCGAGCGGCGCGGTGGCGAAGAGGAGCAGGTCCGTGCGGCCTTCGCGGATGCGGCGCTGGTCAAAGGGCCCGA
Proteins encoded in this window:
- a CDS encoding Gfo/Idh/MocA family oxidoreductase, encoding EPVLKAACARSKDKIQAFADNWGYESVETDWRKLVERKDIDAIDICTPNNYHHDIAIAAAQAGKMVLCEKPLSMNPAEGIEMVDAVEKAGVANMVWYNYRRVPAVTLAKLLIDQGRLGRIFHYRAVFLQDWTISADLPQGGTGLWRLDAAAAGAGVTGDLLAHCIDTALWLNGSIDSVTAMTEIFVKERQHNLTGKIEPVTIDDACAFLARFNNGSLATFESTRYARGHKALYTFEINGEHASIQWDLHDLHRLNYFDHRDDSVVRGWRSVHVSDSDMPYMDKWWVPGLQIGYEHSFIHGVADFIKGIEAGAPARPTFRDALETQYVCDAVLKSAKTGAWQHVGAS